Sequence from the Clostridium botulinum genome:
TTTATGAGAAAAAATTGAATGTACACAGTAAATTAAAATCTAAGCGAGGGCTAGGGTTAGTATTTACATATATTACAGCTATGTTATTAATAGGACTTTTTATACAATTTGTTTTACCACAATTAATACAAAGTATAATAGGTCTAGTAAATGATGTTCCTAAATTTATTAATGAATCAACCAAATTTATTAATAAATTAATGTTAGATTTAAATATTTCAGAAGAATATCTTCCTTTAATAAATAATAATTTTAATGAGTTTATCAATTATATAATAAAAATTGCAACTAATTTATTACCTGTTCTTGGGGGATTTGTTACTAAAATAGCATCTAGTATTTGGAATATTGTTTTAGGAGTAATAATATCAATATACTTATTAATTGATAAAGAAAAATTCTGTGCAATGAGTAAAAAAGTTACATATGCTATTTTTTACAAGAATGCTGCAGAAAAAATTATAGAAATAACTCATAGAAGCAATGATACATTTGGTAAGTTTTTAATGGGAAAAATATTAGATTCGTTTATTATAGGAATATTAACTTTTGTAATATTAACTATATTTAGAATGCCATATGCGATATTAATATCAGTAATAATTGGAATAACTAATATTATTCCATTCTTCGGACCATTTATTGGAGCAATTCCATCATTTATAATAATTCTATTTGTAGCTCCAGTAAAAGCATTATGGTTCTTAGTAATAATATTAGTAATTCAACAAATTGACGGAAATATTATTGGTCCTAAAATATTAGGTGATTCAATAGGAATATCTGCATTTTGGATACTGTTCTCAATATTATTTGCAGGGAAATTCCTAGGATTAATTGGAATGATTATAGGTGTACCTTTATTTGCCGTAGTATATTCTATTATAAAAGAAATAGTAGAGGCAAATTTAAAGAAAAAGGGATTAAAAATAAAAACAAAAGATTATATGTGATTTTATAATATAGGATATATGTTAATATATCCTATATTTTTTTTATATAGATAGGGTATAATATTGGATATAATATTAAATTTTGGAGGCAAATGTGGAAATTTACATATATAAAACACTTAATGAATGGTATAAAGATAAGCCGGTAGAGGTTTTAGATGGGGAAGTTACTAATTTATATAATGGACTCATGGCAGTTGATACGCAAATAGAAAATAAGACTTATAGACAGTTATTTTCCAATAAAAATAATTTTGCAATACTTTATAAGTTATCCTATGGATTTTTAGTATGTGCTGTAGAGATAAATATTTATTTTGATGTTGATTCATGGAAAAAATCAAATCCAAGTATTAGTTTTAATGGGCAAGTATGCGAAGATGAATGTGGGGCAAATAATTTTGTGTTTATAAATGAAGATGGACATAAACATCACATCTCTCTTGATGGTATATATGCAGTAACTTATGAAAGGTAAAAATATGAATTTAAAAGAAGTTAATCTTAGAGAAATCTATAAAAAATGGAAAAATAATTTAGGAGAATTTAGGTGCTTTTTTAGGAGTACATCATTTGTTTCTCTACAGACTTATGATGATTTTATTTTGGAGAATTATAAGAATGAGCCTAACAAAGAAATAATAACTAAAATAATAGATGAATATAATGAAGAAGATTTTATTCTTGTCGATTTACCTTTAGATGAAATTTTAGATTTATCTTTAGAGTTAAATAATAATTATTTTATAAAACCTATATTAAATATTAACTTGTTATTTCATCCATTTGGGATTGTAGGAAGTAAAAACAACATAAGTAAGCTTATAAATACTGGTATAAAATTAAATGAGGTAAAAAGCCAAAAATATGTTATGCTTATTCCATATGATAGATATAATGAAGAGTTAGACGTGAAAAAAATATATGACAAGTTAAATAATCAATATGCAGTGACTGATGAAGATTTTCCAAGCCCTGACATTTTAAAAAGATTAGGATATAATAGGATAGTAGTTTTTACAAAAGATAATGTGAAAGAGGATTTAATGAATTATATAGACTGTTTTAAGAATGAAATTAGTGTAAAGATAGTAAGGGTGGAAAAATAATGGACAGCTTTAAGGAAGTATTTAAGAAAAATAAAAAAAGAGCGTTATCACTAGCGATAGCTTCTACATTTATGGTTACAGCGCCTAATATACTATTAGGGTGTGATAATATAAATCAAAAGGACGAAGAAGATGAAGAGGAAAATGGAGCAACTACATCAACTCATAATTCACATGTCTGGCATTCTTTTCGTAGTGGAGGATCATCTAGTAGTAAAAAAAGTAGTGTTACTAAATCATCTACACCTAAATCTTCAGGATATTCTGGTGTAAAAGGTGGAAGTTCTTCAAGTTAAAAAATAGGATGGTAAAAAATATGAAAAATCAACTAAAATATACTGAGGATATTTTATTTAATAATTATATGGTTAGTTCTTTAGGAGAGGAATATGTTCATTCACAAATACCATTTTTTATTGAGAAGAATATATGTGAAGATATGATTTTTTACAGTGAGAGAATTAATCATATGGCATTAGATATATTAGAAAATATTAATGGAAAGCATAAAAAACTTTTAGAGTATTTTGATGATTTTCCTTTAAGGAATAAGATATTTAAATTAAAGTGTCCTATATCTCCTATGTATTGGAGTAGATATGACACATTCGTAGATATTAATAACCATGTTTATTTTGCAGAATTTAATTATGATAAGCCTTGTGGACAAAAAGAGATTCATTTAGCAGAGAGATGTAATTTTAATGGAAACTTAAATGAAGGATTTATTAAAAGGTTAGTTAACACATTACTTAAAATAAGTGATGTATATTGTGATGGAAATGAAAAAATTAATATAGGATTTTTAATTGATCCTTGTCATTATGAAGAATTGCATCATAGTTATTATTTTAAGGAAATTTTAAAAAATACAAATATAAATATAGTACAAGTCGGAAATAATAATTTGAGTGTTAAAGATGGATATGTATATGGATACTCTAAAATAAAATTACAAATTATTTTAAGATTGTTTCCAACAGAATTTTTTTATGAAATCAATAATATAGAAGATATATTAGATTCATTTAATGAAGGTAAAGTTTTGATAATAAATGATCCCAGAATAATTGCAATTCAGGCAAAAGGATTTTTTGCTTATTTATGGGATTTAATAAAAAATAATTCTAATTTTATTTGTGAATATGACAAAAATATAATAAGAAAAAGTATACCTTATACAGAAATTTTCAAATCTAAAAAATTAAAAACTACTCTAGAAAATAAAGATAATTATGTAGTGAAGTCTTCTCTTGGAAGATATAGTCAAGAGGTTTATATCGGAAAGTCTTATAAACATAATGCATGGGAAGATGAAATAAATAATATTTTAAGGAAAGATAAGATTCATATAGTCCAAAAGTTAATTAATATAAGACAAGAATATACATATGCACCAGATTTTAAAAATACTAATATACCAATATTAGCATATGGAAATTTTGGTGTTTATTTAATGGATAAAAAGGTTGAGGGATTTCTTGTTAGATGGAGTAAAGACTTATTAACAGATGATAATTATACATGGATGTCACCTTTGGGAACAAGGGATTGTCTACTAGAAATAGAAAAAAATAATTTTATTAGTGAAAAAAGTAGAATTAATATATATGAGGAATTAAATGAGGAGCTTTCATTTAAGTATAATTTTACTGGAGCATATTCTAATATTAATGAGTATATTTCTTTAGATATAATGACAGTGACAAATGAGTTATATAATGAAATAAAAACAACAAGTAGGACTTTTTGTGAAATATTAAAAAAGATATATCCATATATCCAAAAAAATATTAAACTTTTTGGACCAATTTTGGGTATACCTGAAGATTTGTATAAAATTATATCTCAATCTTATACAACGACTCTTTGTGCATTAGGTAGAATTGATTTTGCATTAGATAACTATGGCGATTTAAAGATATTGGAGTTTAATTCAGAAACACCAGCTGGAATAGTAGAATCTATAGGTATAAATTCAATAATTAAAAAAAGGTTTGATTTAAAATATATTAATCCAAATGAGGACTTAAGGTATGATATAAAAAACACATTACTTTATATTATAGAGGAAATAAAGCAATTAAAAGAAATTAAAAATATTGCAGTTGTAACTTCCTGGTATTATGAAGATATATATACAACAAATATACTATGTGAAATTTTAAAAGAATTAGATAATTATAATATTATATTTGGCAATATATATGATTTAGATGTTAAAAATCATAAGATATATCTTTATGGAGAAGAAATTCATGCTATATATAGATATTATCCATTAGATTGGTTTTATTATGATGAAGAAATGAAAAGATTAATAGAGCCATTGAGTCATGACACTTATTTAATTAATTCAGGTCATACTCTTATAGTTCAATCAAAAGCATTTTTTGCAGTATTACATGAAATTGTTAATAAAGGAATTATATCAAAGGAAGAAGAAGAGTTTATTGTAAAGTATATACCGTACACATCTTTAGAAAAGGATAAAAAACTTTCATATGATTATTTAATTAAGCCATATTTATCGCGAGAAGGTGACGGAGTACACTTAGATTATGAATATACATATAATAATAATGATGATGTGATATTTCAAGATAGAGTAAATATAAAACCAATTAAGATGGAATTACATTCTGTTAGTATTAAGGAAAATAAATACCAATTTCCTATTTTAGGAGCTTACATAACAAATGATAAGTTTTCAGGAATATATACAAGAATGGGAGATATTATAACAGACAAAAATGCTAGATATATTTCAACATATATAAAATAAATAATTAATTAAGTAAGGTACATACTTGTACATTAGATATATAAAGGAGGGAAATTTATGCATGAAATATTATATAATGCTGGATTAAGTGTTACATTTGGAGTGGTAGGGATTATACTATTGATTATTGGATATTGTGCTTTTGATAAAGTTCTTACTAAAATTGATTTTACAGAGGAATTAAAGAATAAGAACATAGCAGTAGCCATTGTTATAGCTGGATTTATGATAGCTATTGGAGTTATAATTTCGGGTGTTGTATCATAGTTAAATAATTTTAGTTTAATATATTAAATTTAAAATTAAAGTTAGGCTATCTTAAAGTTTAAATATTAAGATAGCCTAACTTTCTTTTAAAACTTATTCAATTTTAATAAAATTTTTATTATCTTAAAAACAAAGAATAGTATTAATCTTAACTTTGCTGTATCTAGCCAATTCTATTATATGTTATGTAGAATTTAAGTTTTACAGTTTATTAATGTTTGAAAGTTATTTTTTTCTATAAAATGGATTTTTATTATTTATAAAGATTTTCAATAATAAATCGAAATATATAGTGACTATTTTATGAATAAAGTTTCTTATATAGATTATATAACTTAGGAGGAAATATGAAAAAAATATCGACAAAAATAATCACAGCTATTTTGTTTTTTTGTTTAGTAACATCTGTAATAGTAACTACAACAAATGGAATACTAAGTAAAAGAACTCTAAGAGTAGAATCGGAAAATACATTAATGGAAATATCAAAAAATAATGCTCAAAATGTAAACGAGGGACTTATATCAACCAAAAATTATACAGATAACATAGTAAATTTATTATCAACTACATTAAATATTGATATGTTATCTACGGATGATAAATATATAGATAACTTTATAAGTACTATTAATCCATTCATTCAAAAATTAATTTCAGATAATGATAAATTATTAGGAATTTCACTTATAATTAATCCAGAGTTAACTCCAAGTATGCATCAATTAGTTTTAGAAAGAAAAATTGGGGCAAGTGAAATATCTCAAATAGACAAATTTAAAAAAGAAGAATTTTATGAATCTAATCCAGATATGCAATGGTATTATAATCCTGTAAAAGCTAAAAATGCCGTATGGAGTGATCCACATACTGATAGAAGTTCAGATAGTATGAGAATTGCATATACCAAGCCTATATATATAGATAATATGTTGATAGGGGTAGTGGCAGTAGATCTATTTTTTGATAATTATAAAGATATGATAAATGACGTTTCTGTATACAATGATGGACATGCATTTTTGCTTAATGAAAATGGTGATTATTTAGTAGATAAAACATATACAGAAAAAGATAATATAAAATCGGTATTAGGTGATAATATAAATGTTACTTCTAATATAAGTGGAGTACAGTATTATAATAAGAATAATATTAATTCTGTATTAGCATACTCTAAATTGATGAATAGTAATATTATGGTAATAAGCGCCGATGAAGATGATATTTTTATGGATATAAATAGAAGTATTAGGCTATCTGTATTAATAACATTTATAGTATGTATTATCGTTTCAATAATAGCATTAATTATTGGAAGAAAGATTAGTAATCCAATTATATTTATAACTAAGCTTGTAAATATTACATCTACCCTTGATTTTAGTGAGGATAATAAGTTTTCAGAAATAAATAAATTTAAAGATGAAACTGGAATAATAGGAAGAGCGGTTTTAAATTTACGAAAGATAATAAAAGGAACATTAATTGATATAAAATCTTGTTCAGATGATACATCGATTAATTCTAATAATTTAAAATTAATTACTGAAAAATTAGAAGAATCAGTTGGTGCAATTAACGAAACAGTATTAGAGTTATCCAAGGGAGCAGAAGAACAAGCCATGGAAGCTCAAGTAGGATCAGAAAAGTTAACAGAACTATCTGAAGAAGTAGAAAATATAATTGAAATAACAAAAGAATTTAATGAACATTTCTTTAAATCAAAAGAATATAATGACAAAGCAGTTAATTCAATAGATAAATTAATAGAAAAGATTGAAATAACAACTGAAATAGGAAATAAAACTAATGAGAGTGTTTGTGAATTATCTGATAAATCATCATTGATAGGTGAAATTATTTCAACAATAGATAATATATCGGGGCAAACTAATCTTTTAGCTTTAAATGCAGCTATAGAAGCTGCAAGAGCTGGAGAAGCAGGTAGAGGGTTTGGTGTGGTAGCTGATGAAATAAGAAAATTATCTGAACAGACAGCAGAGGCAACAAAGAAAATTGAATCAATAATAAATGAAATAAGATTTGAGATTGAAACAACTAAAGATAATATGGAAAAATCTACAGAAAATATTTTTGAAGTAAATGAATTTATGAGTGATTCTAAAAAATCTTTTAATGATATAAAAGATTCATTTGAAGTTATGGCTAACAAAATGAATAATTTAGTAGAAAATATTAATAGAGTTGACAGTAGTAAGGAAACAGTAGTAAATGCAATACAAGGAATAACAGCTATTTGTGAGGAATCAGCAGCAGCTACTGAACAGGTTTCGGCAACAATACATGAACAATTAAGTTCAGTAAATCATGTTAAAAGTACTTCGGAAGATTTAAATAAATTAGTAGAGAAGCTTGAATTTATGATATCAAAATTTAAAATATAATTATAAGAGTAGTAAAATCTTTTTAGTGTTTTACTACTCTTAATATTAATATGTTTATTTTTATAAATTAAATTTTGGACTAATATAAATGTTAAGTTGAAATTAAAAATAATCTATAATTTTAGAAGTGGTGATGAAAAATGAAGATATTAAAAAGTAAAATAGAAGCCGAAGAGTTTATAAAAGAAAATAATATGGCTGTAGTATATTTTTCTACTAATACTTGTGGAGCATGTGTTATTTTAAAAGAAAAAATTAAACAATTACTTTATGAATATAGAAATATTAAAATATGTGAAGTTTTAGTTGATGAGTCAATTGAAGTGGCAACTTCTTTTGATGTATATTCTGTACCTATAATGATATTTTTTATTGATGGAAAAGAAGTGTTTAGAGAGTCAAAATATGCTAGCGTTGAGGAAATTAAGAAAAAAATAGATAGATATTATACTTTATATTTCTAAAATAAGACTATATTAATAGTATAGAAATTGTGAATTAGATTTCAAAATGAAGTTTGACTAATGAGAAAGTTTTAAGTGATTTTGACAAAGCAATATAAGATATTACAAAAAAGTTTATGCGTATAAATATAAACTTTGGGTAACTGTTTTCAGACATTTATTAAATATAGAAATAAACATATATACAATAAAAGATAACGTGTTAAAATAATAATTAAAGATAATACATTAAAAGCATTTAATTTTGTGTTTAATAATAAGGGGATTTTTATGAAAATAGATATATTTACAATAAGTGAGATAATAGCAATTGTTATGGATTTAGTTGATAAATTAGAAGCTTATGAGCTATATGGATTTGAAGACACAAGTGAATTACATATTCCAAAACCAATAAATGATAAAGTAGAAAGCTTAGAGTCTAATAATTATGATGATTTTTTATGCAAGTGTTCTGAAATTGCAGAAGAGGTGCTTTTTATAAAAACAGGAGAATTAAATGAATTAAATCATTGTCATCAGGAAATAAATTTTTTAGCAGATAAAAAACTTAAAGAATACATAAAAAAGAATATATAACGAATTAAAACTCTAACCAATTAAATTTGGTTAGAGTTTTACTATTATAATAAAGGATTAAAAAATACTTATTGATAAATATTTTTAGGTTTTAAAACGTTAGGATCATATCCATTGTCTTTTAAGGCTTTTATTATTGAATTTTTATGTTCAGGACCAAAAGTCTCCATTGTTATTTTAAGTTCAACAGCACTATTTCTATTTATACTGACAAATTGATTATGGTCAAGTCTTATAATATTTCCTTGAGCTTCAGCAATTACTTTAGATACATTTGTTAGTTCGCCAGGTTTATCAGGAAGCAAAACAGATAATGCACAAATACGTTCTCGTTCTATTAAGCCATGTTGTACTAAAGATGCAAAAGTTATTACATCCATATTTCCACCGCTTATGATTGATACAATATTTTTACCTTTTACATTTAAATGCTTTAGTGCGGCAACTGTTAGTAAACCAGAATTTTCTGCAAGCATTTTATGATTTTCTAACATATCTAAGAATGCAACTATTAATTCATGATCTTTAATGGTTATAATCTCATCTATATTTTTTTTGATATATGGAAAAATATTAGTTCCAGGAGTTTTTACAGCAGTACCATCTGCTATAGTATCAACTTTTGGAAGGGTTACGATATGCCCAGCGTTTAGTGAAGCTTCCATGCAATTAGCACCATAAGGTTCAACTCCTATAACCTTAATATTAGGATTAAGAAGTTTAGCTAAAGTAGAAACACCAGTTGCAAGACCACCGCCACCGATTGGAACTAAAATTATATCAACTGTAGGTAATTCTTTTAGTATTTCCATGGCAATAGAACCTTGACCGGTCGCAACATCTAAATCATCAAAAGGATGAATAAATGTATAGCCTTTTTCTTTTGCAAGTTCTAAAGCATAATTACAAGCCTCATCATAAATATCGCCATATAATATTACCTCAGCACCATATGATTTTGTACGGTTTACTTTTATAAGTGGAGTAGTAGTTGGCATTACAATTACAGCATTGGCATTGTATAATTGAGCAGCATATGCAACACCTTGAGCATGATTACCAGCAGATGCTGTTATTAAGCCCTTATTTCTTTCTTCATCAGTAAGGGTACTAATTTTGTAATAAGCACCTCTAATTTTATAAGCCCCAGTTTTTTGTAAATTTTCAGGTTTCAAGTATACTTTATTTCCAATACAATCAGAATAATAATCACTATAAACTAAATTCGTTTGTAATATTACTTTTTGTACTGTCTCATATGCTTGTTCAAACTTCTCTAATGTCATCATATTTTATATAACCCCCTTTTTAATGTATATTTAATAAAATATGGCATTTGATATTTTTATAATAACACTTGAAAAATTAATGTCAAGTAAGAAAAAAAAGCTAATATTTTTAATATACTATTAATAAAAACCTTATATATTTAAATTTAAATAATTTAAAATATATAAAAATAAAACTATTATAATTTAAATGTTTCATTATATAATAAGAAAATACTTTATGATATAATACTCTCAGCAGTTAATTTATACTAAAAAAAAATATCATTTACTAGCTTAAAATGGGCATAATAAAATGTATAATAATTTTTGCATGAGGGTATAAAAATGGATTTAAATAAATTACTTCAAGTATCTACGTTCGCAGGAAAAATAATGTTAGAAAGTGGGGCAGAAACTTATAGGGTGGAAGAAACTGTCTGTAGGATCTGTACTTCTTTTGGGGTAGACCAAGCTGATAGTTTTGTTATACCAACAGGAATTATGGTATCTATTTCACATGGAGATGAAGTTGCTTCATTAGTTAAAAGAGTTACATCTAGGGGAGTAGATTTAAATAAAATAGATAAAATTAATGATCTCGCAAGAAAAACACAAATTGAACTTTTAAGTATAGATGATTTTAATAAAGAACTTATAGAAATATCTAAAGGAGATAGATATTCTAATTCATATACTTTTTTTTGGTCAGCTATCTCAGCTGGATCTTTTGCTATGTTATTTGGTGGAAATGTAAAAGACTTTGTAGTAGCTACTCTAATCGGATTGATAATAAAAATAGTAATTACTATTTGTCAAAGGCTTAGTATTAACGAATTCTTTATAAATACATTATGTGGTTCAATATGTGCATTTTTAGCAATAATATTTATTAAACTTAATATAGGATCTAATTTAGATAAAATAATTATAGGTTCTA
This genomic interval carries:
- a CDS encoding methyl-accepting chemotaxis protein codes for the protein MKKISTKIITAILFFCLVTSVIVTTTNGILSKRTLRVESENTLMEISKNNAQNVNEGLISTKNYTDNIVNLLSTTLNIDMLSTDDKYIDNFISTINPFIQKLISDNDKLLGISLIINPELTPSMHQLVLERKIGASEISQIDKFKKEEFYESNPDMQWYYNPVKAKNAVWSDPHTDRSSDSMRIAYTKPIYIDNMLIGVVAVDLFFDNYKDMINDVSVYNDGHAFLLNENGDYLVDKTYTEKDNIKSVLGDNINVTSNISGVQYYNKNNINSVLAYSKLMNSNIMVISADEDDIFMDINRSIRLSVLITFIVCIIVSIIALIIGRKISNPIIFITKLVNITSTLDFSEDNKFSEINKFKDETGIIGRAVLNLRKIIKGTLIDIKSCSDDTSINSNNLKLITEKLEESVGAINETVLELSKGAEEQAMEAQVGSEKLTELSEEVENIIEITKEFNEHFFKSKEYNDKAVNSIDKLIEKIEITTEIGNKTNESVCELSDKSSLIGEIISTIDNISGQTNLLALNAAIEAARAGEAGRGFGVVADEIRKLSEQTAEATKKIESIINEIRFEIETTKDNMEKSTENIFEVNEFMSDSKKSFNDIKDSFEVMANKMNNLVENINRVDSSKETVVNAIQGITAICEESAAATEQVSATIHEQLSSVNHVKSTSEDLNKLVEKLEFMISKFKI
- the ilvA gene encoding threonine ammonia-lyase codes for the protein MMTLEKFEQAYETVQKVILQTNLVYSDYYSDCIGNKVYLKPENLQKTGAYKIRGAYYKISTLTDEERNKGLITASAGNHAQGVAYAAQLYNANAVIVMPTTTPLIKVNRTKSYGAEVILYGDIYDEACNYALELAKEKGYTFIHPFDDLDVATGQGSIAMEILKELPTVDIILVPIGGGGLATGVSTLAKLLNPNIKVIGVEPYGANCMEASLNAGHIVTLPKVDTIADGTAVKTPGTNIFPYIKKNIDEIITIKDHELIVAFLDMLENHKMLAENSGLLTVAALKHLNVKGKNIVSIISGGNMDVITFASLVQHGLIERERICALSVLLPDKPGELTNVSKVIAEAQGNIIRLDHNQFVSINRNSAVELKITMETFGPEHKNSIIKALKDNGYDPNVLKPKNIYQ
- a CDS encoding thioredoxin family protein, with translation MKILKSKIEAEEFIKENNMAVVYFSTNTCGACVILKEKIKQLLYEYRNIKICEVLVDESIEVATSFDVYSVPIMIFFIDGKEVFRESKYASVEEIKKKIDRYYTLYF
- a CDS encoding glutathionylspermidine synthase family protein, translated to MKNQLKYTEDILFNNYMVSSLGEEYVHSQIPFFIEKNICEDMIFYSERINHMALDILENINGKHKKLLEYFDDFPLRNKIFKLKCPISPMYWSRYDTFVDINNHVYFAEFNYDKPCGQKEIHLAERCNFNGNLNEGFIKRLVNTLLKISDVYCDGNEKINIGFLIDPCHYEELHHSYYFKEILKNTNINIVQVGNNNLSVKDGYVYGYSKIKLQIILRLFPTEFFYEINNIEDILDSFNEGKVLIINDPRIIAIQAKGFFAYLWDLIKNNSNFICEYDKNIIRKSIPYTEIFKSKKLKTTLENKDNYVVKSSLGRYSQEVYIGKSYKHNAWEDEINNILRKDKIHIVQKLINIRQEYTYAPDFKNTNIPILAYGNFGVYLMDKKVEGFLVRWSKDLLTDDNYTWMSPLGTRDCLLEIEKNNFISEKSRINIYEELNEELSFKYNFTGAYSNINEYISLDIMTVTNELYNEIKTTSRTFCEILKKIYPYIQKNIKLFGPILGIPEDLYKIISQSYTTTLCALGRIDFALDNYGDLKILEFNSETPAGIVESIGINSIIKKRFDLKYINPNEDLRYDIKNTLLYIIEEIKQLKEIKNIAVVTSWYYEDIYTTNILCEILKELDNYNIIFGNIYDLDVKNHKIYLYGEEIHAIYRYYPLDWFYYDEEMKRLIEPLSHDTYLINSGHTLIVQSKAFFAVLHEIVNKGIISKEEEEFIVKYIPYTSLEKDKKLSYDYLIKPYLSREGDGVHLDYEYTYNNNDDVIFQDRVNIKPIKMELHSVSIKENKYQFPILGAYITNDKFSGIYTRMGDIITDKNARYISTYIK
- a CDS encoding DUF350 domain-containing protein; this translates as MHEILYNAGLSVTFGVVGIILLIIGYCAFDKVLTKIDFTEELKNKNIAVAIVIAGFMIAIGVIISGVVS
- a CDS encoding AI-2E family transporter, which gives rise to MKINWNEKYNTISMYSFIVVSAIIVFYLSIAEFGSLLGKISGVIVIFQPFIIGFSIAYILNFILKFYEKKLNVHSKLKSKRGLGLVFTYITAMLLIGLFIQFVLPQLIQSIIGLVNDVPKFINESTKFINKLMLDLNISEEYLPLINNNFNEFINYIIKIATNLLPVLGGFVTKIASSIWNIVLGVIISIYLLIDKEKFCAMSKKVTYAIFYKNAAEKIIEITHRSNDTFGKFLMGKILDSFIIGILTFVILTIFRMPYAILISVIIGITNIIPFFGPFIGAIPSFIIILFVAPVKALWFLVIILVIQQIDGNIIGPKILGDSIGISAFWILFSILFAGKFLGLIGMIIGVPLFAVVYSIIKEIVEANLKKKGLKIKTKDYM
- a CDS encoding threonine/serine exporter family protein, coding for MDLNKLLQVSTFAGKIMLESGAETYRVEETVCRICTSFGVDQADSFVIPTGIMVSISHGDEVASLVKRVTSRGVDLNKIDKINDLARKTQIELLSIDDFNKELIEISKGDRYSNSYTFFWSAISAGSFAMLFGGNVKDFVVATLIGLIIKIVITICQRLSINEFFINTLCGSICAFLAIIFIKLNIGSNLDKIIIGSIMLLVPGLTITNAIRDTIAGDLLSGMTKALEAFLVAVSIAVGTGGVLSIFINTLGGM